The segment TGATGATTTTTTCATTATCCTGCCCATTTTTGATACATTCCTTCGCTTCCTCATAAACACAATCTCTTACTGGATGTTTAAATGTATACAGCGTTTTATCGCCATTGATAAAATACTGTTCAATCAGTTGATCAATATCACCAGTTATCTCCACATTTCCATCTACCCAAATGCTGTATTCATATTCAGGCAAAAAGAAATGCGGCATAATTTTCACCTGCCTGCACTGCCTAACAATATCCAAATCGCTTGGAGGAAGAGGTCTTATTTGCCATGTAGGTGAAATAAGTGTTGGATCATCTGTAAAGCATATGTAGTCACACTGATTAGATATGATTGCTGGCTCCTTCAATTCATCATAGTCTTTTGTAATTGCTGTATAGATTACCACTCTTTTTTTCATCAACCTTCTCCTCCCTATTTCATGTCACTTTAAAGCAACAATAAAATTCTTAATATTCAATTAATCACTTATTATATCATAATTGATTTCTTAGTACTATTATGTAAGCCTTTTTGTTAATAGAACAAGAAGTATGCTAATTCTAGTTATTATCCGTTTATCAGTAGAATGAAACTTATTAACACCAAAAAAAGCAGATGCATTCTGAGAGCTTCAAGAGATTGGTACAAATTGGTTGTTAATAGTCTATCATATGACTAAGTTTAATCTTAATGATCGAATTACCTAGGAAAATCTAAGGAAAAAAGAGGCAGGACATCGCTTCTTTAGAATGCATTAAGCAGGCCGATATATGTATTAGTTTCAGGAAAATAAACTTAAAAGGAGACAACATCATTGAAACTGCTAAAAAACTTAAACATTACCAGAAAGCTTTTGATTATCACACTAGTAAGTGCTGCAGCACTTTGCTCAGTTGGTTTTTTAGGCTTAAATTATATTCGTGTTATGGCTGAGGATTCAGAAGTTATCTACAAGGAGAATCTGCTGCCGATAACTGATATGCTGCAAATTAGAATTAACACAAGGTCAAGCAGCGCCTATACACTTGAACTTCTGCTGACAACAGATGCAGCTAAAAATAAAGAACTGCAGGTGGAGATTAAGTCTGCCTGGGAGGAAATTGATACACTTGTTGCCAAGATTGAGAGTGGCAAAATGACTGCGGAAGAAAAAACACTGCTTGACCAGTTTAAGGAGGAGGTAACTCCTTTGACTGCAGGAAGAGATAAAGTGGTTGCTCTTGCTCTTGCTAATAAAAACACAGAAGGCTATGAAATTTACTTAAAAGAAGTAGAAACAAACAGAGCAAAAGTAAACGAAACGTTAAAAGAGCTTGTTGCCGCGAAAACAAAGCATGCAGAAAAGCTTTACACGAAAAGTAAGGAAACCTTAACTACAGTTACTATTTTTGTTGCGGCTGTCATCATTTTGGCTGTTTTGCTGCTGTTACTATTGAGCTATTTTATCGGCCGGATGATTGTAAAACCAGTCAAGGAAGTAAAAGAGCTTCTTTCTATGGCAGAGGATGGAGATTTTACTGTTAAAGGAAGCTACCAATCAAAGGATGAAATTGGCGAACTTGCTAATTCCTTCAATAATATGACAGCAAAGCTTCAATCTGTTTTCAGTACTGTATATGATTCTTCGCAACAGGTTGCTGCTGCTTCAGAAGAGCTGAGTGCAAGTGCGGAGGAAAACAGCAAAGCAAGTGAGCATATAACACTTACCATGCAGGAGCTTTCTGTAGGAACAGATAAACAAGTTGATAAAATCGAAGACAGTGCCGATATCATCAGCAATATTACGACATATACAAAAACAATTGCTGATAATACAGATAAAATAACAAAAGATGTCCTTCATGCATCTCAAGTGTCTGCAGAGGGAAATGAAGCAATTACAGAAGTAAATAAGCAAATGAATTCTATTTATGCTAATGTTACCAGCTTATCAGAAGCTGTCAGAAGCTTAAATGAACGTTCAAATGAAATCGGAGAAATTACGAATGTCATCACTGGCATTTCAGCCCAAACAAACCTGTTGGCATTGAATGCAGCAATTGAAGCGGCACGTGCTGGAGAGCATGGCAAAGGCTTTGCAGTCGTTGCTGATGAAGTTAGAACACTTGCAGAGGAATCTACTAAATCAACAGAACAAATCTCGAACTTGATTCAATTAATTCAGAAGGATACAGAGTATACACTTCAAACAATGGAAAGAGCCTCACAAGAAGTTAACTCAGGCTTAACTGTCGTTCATACAGCAGGTGCCTCCTTCCAAAAAATCGAAACAGCCGTTAATGGTGTCGTCTCGCAAATTGAAGACATTTCAGAAGCACTGCAAAAACTAGCAAATGGAACAGAAACTGTTCACACTTCAATGGATGAAGTTAGTGATGTAGCAAAGGATTCTGCTTCCATCACACAAAATATCTCTGCTGCAACACAGGAACAGCTTGCCTCGATGGAAGAAATCACTTCCTCTTCTCAAGCGCTGGCCCTTTTAGCAGATGATCTACAAGCAATCATTAAGCAATTTAAAATTGGTTAACAAACAAACATGCCCTGAAATAATCATTTCGGGGCATGTTTGTTTTCATGCTCCAAAAGCCATTCCTTTCGCCACAGGCCGCCTGCATAACCTGTCAAGCTGCCATTGCTGCCAATAATCCGGTGACATGGCAGAACAATACAAAGCTTATTTTTGCCATTTGTACTGCCAACTGCCCGAACTGCCTTTTCATTACCGATTGCTGCTGCAATGTCTTTATAGGAGCCGGTTTTACCGTAAGAAATAGACGGTAATGTATTCCACACATTTTTTTGGAAATCTGTACCTTCGACTATATATGGAAAAGTAAATGTCTCAAGCTCTCCTTTAAAATACAAATCAAGCTGTTGATAGCAATCTATTAATGATTTTGGCGTATTTTCCAACAAGGGATATTGCAAGATGTCTCTTTCTGTAAACAGTACAGAGTATACCCCTTCTTCGGTACCTGTGATTTCAACAAGCCCAATTGGTGATTGATAATCAATCATATATTTATCGCTCATTTAACATTCCTCCAGCTATTTATTACATGTCTTGATTGAGTTTTTTTATCAGCATTGGAATCTCTGCCAAATCCTTTACGATATAATCCATTCCAGCACTGCTCCAATCAGAATTCTCTTTCCATACTCCAAGCATTCCAACATTACGGGCTGCTTCTATATCATTTCGCGGATGATCGCCGATAAAAAGGCTTTCTTCAGGATTTACTTCCAGCCTTTGCAGCGCACGCAGAAAAATGGCCGGATCTGGCTTTCGCAAACCCTCCCATTCTGATATCAATATCTCATCAAAAAAGTGTTTGATTCCTAACGACTCTATATTACTTTGCTGAAACCGCCCATATCCGTTTGAAATGATTCCTAAGCGAAGCCCTGCTGATGAAAGCTGTGCTAACATTTCTTTTAAATATGAAAAAGGCACACAGCTATACGGAAACTCCTCTACATAATCTTGCAGCAGCTCCTGCCAAGTGATTCCGGCCAAGTGAAATTCTTCAACAAGCTGCTGATAGACTTTATCCTTCCAAACATAGCCCTTTTCATCCAAGGTGATGAATCTGCTTATATATGTTTCTTTCGAAATATCGCTTGTCTTTTTTATTATGCGGTTATATTGTCGTTCAGCAAAATGCAGGACTGATTCATTTCTGTTTAATAATGTTCCATCTAAATCAAACAAAACTGCTTTTATCATATAAACAGCCCCTACCTTTTCTTCCATTATAAACTATTGCTTTCAACATGGCTCAAGCCATAAAAAAACTGACTGAAAATTTTTCAGTCAGTCAGCTTTATAAAGCATTATTTCCAAACATCATTTGAAATTTCTACAACATGGCGGAGCTTATCCCATTGCTGCTCTTCTGTCAGCAGGTTGCCTTCTTCTGTTGATGCAAAGCCGCACTGCGGGCTTAAGCACAACTGATTTAAGTCAACATAGCGTGATGCTTCTTCAATACGACGTTTAATAACATCCTTATCCTCTAGTTCACCGAATTTAGAAGTGATTAATCCAAGTACGATATTTAAGTCTGGTCTGTTAACGAAACGGAGCGGTTCAAAACCACCTGAACGATCATTATCATATTCAAGGAAGAATCCATCAATATTTAAATGACCAAACAGCTTTTCAGCAACCGGCTCATAACCACCTGAAGAAATCCATGTAGAACGGAAATTCCCTCGGCATATATGCATTGTTACTTTGAAATCATCTGGACGATCAGAAACTGCTTCATTCAGCGTTTCTAAATATTTTCTGCTTAAGTAGTCAGGATCCATTCCTTTTGCGCGCAGCTGTTCCTTCTGTTCTTCTGAACAAAGGTATGCCCATGATGTGTCATCAAGTTGCACATAACGGCAGCCTGCATCATAAAACGCTTGAAGGCCCTTTTTGTATGTTTGTGCAAGATCTGCGAAAAATTCATCTTGGTCCGGATACACAGCCTTGTCAACTTCACCGCGGAAATGAAGCATACTTGGACTTGGAATCGTCAATTTTGCTGTATGGTCACCAGCTGCAGCTTGAAGAAATTTAAAATCCTCAAGGAATGGGTGCTTGTCAAACCCAAGCTTGTCCGTAACCTTAATAGCACGTGATTTTGTTTGCTTTTGCTGGAATTGGATACCAGACCCAGTTTGATAGCCTGTCACACCTTGTAGGTCCTCAAGAAAATCAAAATGCCACCATGCTCTGCGGAATTCTCCATCTGTTACAGCTTGAAGGCCAACTTCCTTCTGCTTTTCTACAATTCTGGCAATCTCTTCATTTTCTATTGTTTTTAATTGCTCTGCAGTAATTTCGTCAGCTGCTCTTTGTAGACGCGCCTTCTTAATTGCCTCAGATCTCAATAAGCTTCCTACTTGGTCTGCGCGAAATGGTGCTGTTTTCTGTGATGATTTATCAATCGTTTGCATCTAATTCCCTCTTTTCCCTTTGTCGTTCCTATATTGTCTGTATATTAGCATAATTAAAAGGGTATAGAGTAACTGATAAAAGTAATTATCCGTTATAACTAAAAGCTATATCACTTAGGAGCATAGTAATCGACAAATCTTTTAAGCTCTTCTAAATAAAGGTTTGCAATCCTGCTTAATCTTGTTTTTTTGTGTACAATCCATCCTACTGAAATCGTTTCCTCTTCAGCTAGCGGAACAGAAACAATGTCAGATCCATTTAAGTCCGAGCTTAAAATCCCTGTTGAAATGGTGTACCCATTCAGCCCAATCAGCAGATTGAATAAAGTAGCACGGTCACTCACTTGGATTGATTTTTTGCGAGGAATAGTACTGAATATTTCCTCCGCATAATAAAAGGAATTAAACTCCCCTTGTTCAAAAGACAGCCGCGGATATGCTTCTAAATCTCCAAGCGTTACCGAAGACCTTTTCGCTAGCGGATTTTGGGCACTCACAAAAATATGCGGACCCGCCTCAAATAAAGAATGGAAATCAAGTCCTTCCTGTTCGAGCATTTGCAGCATAACCTTTTCATTAAACGAGCTGACATAAAGGATACCAATTTCACTGCGAAAGTTTTTAACATCCTCAATGATTTCATATGTCCGTGTTTCCCGCAAAGTAAATTGATATTCGTCCGCTCCATGCTGTTTGATCATTTCGACAAATGCGTTTACAGCAAATGCATAATGCTGTGTCGATACAGAGAAAAGCTGTTGAGATGGCGCGCTGTCAAAATACCTCCGTTCAAGCAGCTCCGCCTGCTCCACTACTTGGCGGGCATATCCGAGAAATTCAGCACCGTTTTTTGATAAAGTGATTCCTTTTGACGTCCGTAAAAAAATCTCAAAGCCCATCTCCTTTTCCAGCTCTTTAACTGCCTTAGACAAACTCGGCTGTGACATATATAAACGCCTTGCCGCTTCATTAATAGAGCCGCATAAAACTATTTCCACCACATACTTCAATTGCTGGAGTGTCATAAAATTACCTCCTGTTTTTTTAATAATTATGTACAATCGCTGCTTAACTCTTATTTATACCATTTATAACTTAATTAATAGGTAGCTGTTCATCCCCTGTCATTAATTTCTTGTAAATTTAATTTTTTACATAATATCATATTTTTATTGCTTGTATAAGGGGATTAAGATACTATAAATTGGGATTGGAAAAATATTTGTAAAATATTCCGATTTCTGCTAAAAAAAGCTCTTATTCTAGCGATATTAAAAAAGTAGAAATTATCACGAATGGTAAGGAGAAACATATGAAAACAATTATTAAAGCAACTTTGGCAACAGGCCTGCTTTTTAGCTTCACACTTGGCACAGTCCATAATGCAGAGGCTGCTACAAAAGTAGTTACCTACAAAAACTGCACAGAGCTAAATAAAAAATACAAAGGCGGAGTAGCCCGCGCTGCAAATGTGAAAAACAAAGGCGGAAAAACAAAATACAAGCCATACGTATCGAAAGCTCTTTATGACGCCAACAAAAAAAGCGATAGAGATAAAGATTTAATTGCTTGTGAAAAATAAATAGACCGAAAAAACCAGAACTTATCTTCCTTAGTTCTGGTTTTTTTAAGCCTTTAACCACTTAAAAGTATTAAATGCTCTCCATACATTTTTAAATTGTACATGTAATTGGCATGCTTAAACCATACACGGACAAAATTAAATACATTCTTTCTTCCTTATTTTAGCAAATCTATCATTTCTGTTTAAACCTCCTCACAGCGGGAAAAAAGTTGATAAGAAAATCATTTTGAATTAGTCAAGGAGGTTGAATGAAAATGGCAAAAAGTATAGTAGCTGTTTATGAGACTCCCCAAGAGACAATTGATGCCATTGAAAGATTAACTGCAAAAGGATATGAAGCAGAGGATTTTTCTGTTGTGACGAACAGAAAAGACACGGATTATCTCGAATCACGGACAGATGCAAATATTGCCTCTGCAGAAGATAATGAATCAGCTGGTTTTTTTGAAAGATTAAAAAGCTATTTCACAATGGAGGACCTTGGATTTGGCGCAAATGAAAACAAAACTGCCGACATAGACATACCAGCAGTTGAGCTGGATCAGTATTCAGACCAGCTGGAAGAAGGGAAGTTTTTGCTCGCTGTTGAAGGAGATGTTAACGAAATCACTGCAAACATAGCAAATGACTATCCAAATATGCGGCCATTAAATGACGTTAATCCGACAAACAGAGCACAAGGGATGAATATTTCCTTAGGGTCAAATGAGGATTATGAGCGCAGGAACCCTGTATTTGAAGATACACCTGATACGCCAATATTGGAAAGAAGAGCTGGAGGCAATAACAATAGAGAGGCAACAGATGAAGTTGTGCTTGATAGGTCCTTCCCGCGTAACGAACATTTATCAAAATAGGTATATAGTAAAAAGCCGGATTTGCTCTAGCAAATCCGGCTTTTTCAAGCTGTCCAGAAAGTCTTGATAGCCTGAAAACAAGTTCTATTTCTTATCTTCAATCAACCACAAAAAAAATATAAAAGAAATAACGATAATTACAGATTCTATAAAGTTTTCAAGCCACTTATAAGTTCCGGTAGCTGGATAATCAAAAAATACTAAAACAGTATAAACTAATATCAAATGTATCAGCAGAAACCATTTTCTAACAAACTCCAATTTATCACCTCTTTATTTACTTAGCTTTTATTTTAACGAAAGCAAATACATAGCTATATGGAGAGTTCTTACAAATTTGTGAACTTAATTTAAGCAATTATATTTCATTCTCCTAATTTGTTTAGTTCTAGGCTTAAAAGCTTGTGATGAAATAAAGGTACCTTTCTTCACAAGCTAAAAACCGGATTTGCCTCTAAGCAAATCCGGCTTTTTTATTAAATATTTTCCTGCTTCAATCCATCAATAATATTTTCTTTTTTTATTTTTACAGTTGCATACATCATCGCTAAACCAACGATGACAAAGATAGCGATAATTGAAAATAGCATGCTCATCCATGGTAATGCAAAACCATACTCAAATGTCTGTCTTATAGAGAAGTACAGCAGCACCATAACAGCGATGCTTAAAGGCAGGCCATACAGCAAGGCTTTTAATCCATAAAACATACTTTCGTATTGCAGCATTTTATTAAAGCCCTTCGGTGTCATCCCGACGGAACGAAGCATCGCAAATTCCCGTTTTCTTAATGCAATACTTGTGCTGATTGTATTGAATATATTTGCAACGGAAATCAGCGAAATAAGGATGATGAACCCGTAGGTGAAAACAGACATAAACAGAAGCATTTGTTCATTTTCCTGCTTATTTTGATAAACATTGTATACATACATATTTGAGGTTTTAACGTCCTCTAGTTCCTTTTGGGTTGCAAGAGGATCAGAGCTGTTCAAATACAGTGACGTATCGAAAAAATCCTTTGTTTTTTCGTTATCAGACAGCTGTGAAAACGTCTTGTCTGATACGATGATATCAATGCTGCCAACTCCTCCTGTATTCATACCGAGTGGAAGCTTATTTGTCATACCAGCAATTCCCACCTTACTTATTGCAGTGTCATTTTCGCCATCACTGTAATGCAGCTCGAAATTATCTCCTTTTTTAGCATGGACCGTAGTAGTTTCAATAAATTTTCTCGTATCGTAATCCTGATAGGAGATTTTGTCTATGAGAATTCCCATCGGGATATTATCATCAGTGAATTTGTCTAACGAAACACCTGCCTCTTTTGCATATTCTTTAAAACTTGCTTCATCAAGACCGACAAGATGTACTGTATACTGGAATTCACCCTTCTTAAGTAAACTCTTGTCATCTGCAACCATTTCTTTCAGCTCATCTGCAATAGCACTTTCCTTAACCCATGTACTTAACACATATGATTCTCGTAATATCGTACTGTCCTCAACATACGAAAGCTTTGTTAACGGAATATAATCACTCGGCTGCATAAAGCCAGAGCTGTATACTTGAATATCAAAGCTGACATTTTCCTGTGACAACTCCAGAGACTTTTTAATATTTGATGTAAAAAAGGCTACTGCTAAAAATAGGACAATGCTGATAACTAATGAAAAAACAGTAGCATGATATCTGCGTTTATGGCGTTTTAAATTTTTCAGCCCTATTTCTGCTTCTATTCCAAACAGCTTCCGTACAAGCTTTGATGTTTTGACTGCTTTTCCTGTCAGCTTCACATCCTGTGTTTGACGGATCGCATCAATTGCCGAAATTTTTGATGCCTTGCGTGCTGGCAAAAAGGCAGATATAAAAATAGTAAAAACAGAAACTACTATTGCAATCAGAACAGAGTATGGTGTTACAACTAGCTCCAGCTTTTGGGATACACCTAAAGCTCCTTCAATAAATGAATTTAGGAAGATAAAGGTTGCACCAATTCCCCCAATTCCTGCTAAAATGCCAATCGGAATACTAATTGCACCGATGACCATTCCTTCAAAAAACACCGCATTCCGCTTTTGTTTTTTTGTTGCACCAACACTTGAAAGCATTCCTAAATGTCTTGCCCTCTCTGACACGCTTATGGCAAATGCATTATAAATAAGTGCGATAGAACCGATGATAATAACAGCGACAATCACAGCACCGCTAGCATAAAGGGTTGTGCGCAGACTATCATTATCTGTTACTCCATAATAACGAAGCAGCTCATCATTGTATGTGATTTGTTTAGTATTTATCTTTTTCGCTAGGCCCTCTGCATGGTCAAATATAGAGCCATTTACTTTATTTAGCACAACAACCGCATCAGCTGTATCTGTTTGGGAAATGGTTGTGAAATCAACATAGCTTAATGCTGTATAGCCAGCCTCCCAAGTATAAGCCCAAGACGGATTTTCCATAATTCCAACAATAGTAAAGGTTTTTTGGACAGTATCAGCAAGCTCCTCTTTAAGATTTCCTTCTTCATCTGTAACAACGCTTAACCGCTGTGTCAGCTCCTCGCCTTCCGAATTTTCCCTATCAACTCGTTTACCTATATCTACCGTAATTTTGTCACCAATTTTATATGACGTATATTCTTCCACAATACTTTTTGAAAGAATTAACTCATTAGGATTTTCAGGAAGGCGCCCATCTTCCATTTTAATATGAAATGCGTTAAATCCAGCTTCATTAAATGCCTTATAAAAGATATACGGCTTATATATATTCGTGGCATCCTTTATCTTGGAGTATCCTAAATCCTTTGACAAAAAAAGCCCTTTTGTCGCATTATCCTTTTCTATTTCCGCAATTTGATCCTGGTTGACGTCCTCATATTTTAAATGCCATTCGCCATCAGTAGAAATAGACTGTCTTATCGACAAATCAAGAAAGGAAACACCAAGTGTTGCCACTGCCATAATCATTGCCGTGGAAATAATAACACCAATGATGGTTACAATCGTTCGTCTTTTGTTTTCCTTTAAATGTCTGATTGTAAGCTTTTGGATAATATTCACGGACGAATCACCTCATCCTTTGCAACCTTCCCATCCTCAATAGCTATGACTCTGTCTGCTTGCATGGCAATCCTTTCATCGTGTGTAATAACAATCAATGTCTGGTTAAATGTTTTATTGAACATCTTTAATAATTCCATAATTTCCTTACTGTTTTTGCTGTCAAGATTACCTGTCGGCTCGTCTGCAAGCACGATAGCTGGATTACTGATTAGAGCACGGCCAATTGATACACGCTGCTGCTGTCCGCCAGAAAGCTGATTCGGCAAATGCCCGAGACGGTCCTTCAAGCCAAGCACACGAACGATATCCTCAAACTTGCTGTTGTCCACCTCATGCTGGTCAAGCAATATTGGCAGTGTGATATTTTCTTCTACAGTCAAAATTGGGATCAAATTATAAAACTGATAAATAAGGCCGATTTGTCTTCTTCTAAAGATTGCTAAAGCTGTCTCATCAAGTGCGTAAATATCTGTATCATCTACTAACACCTTTCCGCTTGTTGGCCTGTCAACACCTCCAAGCAAATGCAGCAAAGTTGATTTACCTGAGCCAGATGGACCAATAATTACAACGAATTCGCCTTTTTTGACTGTAAAGGATACATTGTCCAAAGCCTTAACCTCTGTATCTCCTTTTCCGTACACTTTAGACAGATTTTCAATTTTTAAAATATCCATTTGAGTTCCCCTTTTGTATTTGATTTATCTCTAGTTTATCTGCCTAAAATGACATATCGGTGACTCAAAAGTGACAATTTAGTCACTTAATGCTGTTTATTGCCTGCTTATAAAATTTAATCTGGAAGGTAGTGCCCTCCCCTTCCTTACTTACAACCTCGATATCACCGTTTTGGGCGGAAATGATGCTGTATGCCATCGCAAGGCCAATACCAACGGAATCCTCTCCAGCATTTTCGCCTTTATAAAAGCGCTTAAAGATATGTGGCAAATCTTTTTTCGGAATTCCCTTCCCAGTGTCGCGAATGCTTAGTTCCGTAAATAAGGCATTCTCAAAAAAGGAAAAGTAAATCTCCCCACCTTCTGCTGTATGCTCAATCCCGTTTTTTAAAATATTAAGGATTGCTTCTGCTGTCCATTTTAAATCTCCATAAAAAACTGCATTCCTGTCACCCTCCGTTTTAAGTGACTGCTGTTTTATATCCATTGGTATAAGAACTGCCTCTGCTGCTTTTTCAATCACTTGAATGACAGGAACCTTTTCTTTTTTAAACGTAACAGAGCCTGCATCAATTTTTGAGAGCTTTAACAATGAGGATACAAGCCATTCAATGCGCTCTAACTGAATGCGGATATTCCTCGTGAATTCTTGTCTTTTTTCTTCGGTTATTTTTCCGCTTAACAAATCAGCCATAACCATCATGGAGGTCAACGGTGTCTTTAACTGATGAGAAATATCGGAAATGGCATCGGTCAATTTCGATTTATCCTTCTTCAAGGAAGACCCTTGCTGCGACAGCATCAATGTTACCTTATATATCTCGCTTTTTAGAATGCTTAGTTCACCTTCATAATTATCTCTTATATCAAATTGATAATCTCCGTTCGCTATGCGGCGCAAGTGACCTGACAGCTTAGCAATTTCCCTGTAGCGCCACCATGTAGAGATAACCTGTACACAAATTAGCACCATACATGTAACAAACACATAAATAGCAGCAGCTGCAGATATATAAAGATAAGCCAACATAGTGGACAGCAATGCGATTATGGAAAGAATCAACAAGTAAAAGCGTAATTCCCGATTGCGAAGCATTTAATCACCCACCTTATAGCCCAAGCCCCGAACTGTTTTAATAATGGTTGGCTTTTGCGGATCATCTTCCAGCTTTTCT is part of the Niallia taxi genome and harbors:
- a CDS encoding general stress protein produces the protein MAKSIVAVYETPQETIDAIERLTAKGYEAEDFSVVTNRKDTDYLESRTDANIASAEDNESAGFFERLKSYFTMEDLGFGANENKTADIDIPAVELDQYSDQLEEGKFLLAVEGDVNEITANIANDYPNMRPLNDVNPTNRAQGMNISLGSNEDYERRNPVFEDTPDTPILERRAGGNNNREATDEVVLDRSFPRNEHLSK
- a CDS encoding ABC transporter permease yields the protein MNIIQKLTIRHLKENKRRTIVTIIGVIISTAMIMAVATLGVSFLDLSIRQSISTDGEWHLKYEDVNQDQIAEIEKDNATKGLFLSKDLGYSKIKDATNIYKPYIFYKAFNEAGFNAFHIKMEDGRLPENPNELILSKSIVEEYTSYKIGDKITVDIGKRVDRENSEGEELTQRLSVVTDEEGNLKEELADTVQKTFTIVGIMENPSWAYTWEAGYTALSYVDFTTISQTDTADAVVVLNKVNGSIFDHAEGLAKKINTKQITYNDELLRYYGVTDNDSLRTTLYASGAVIVAVIIIGSIALIYNAFAISVSERARHLGMLSSVGATKKQKRNAVFFEGMVIGAISIPIGILAGIGGIGATFIFLNSFIEGALGVSQKLELVVTPYSVLIAIVVSVFTIFISAFLPARKASKISAIDAIRQTQDVKLTGKAVKTSKLVRKLFGIEAEIGLKNLKRHKRRYHATVFSLVISIVLFLAVAFFTSNIKKSLELSQENVSFDIQVYSSGFMQPSDYIPLTKLSYVEDSTILRESYVLSTWVKESAIADELKEMVADDKSLLKKGEFQYTVHLVGLDEASFKEYAKEAGVSLDKFTDDNIPMGILIDKISYQDYDTRKFIETTTVHAKKGDNFELHYSDGENDTAISKVGIAGMTNKLPLGMNTGGVGSIDIIVSDKTFSQLSDNEKTKDFFDTSLYLNSSDPLATQKELEDVKTSNMYVYNVYQNKQENEQMLLFMSVFTYGFIILISLISVANIFNTISTSIALRKREFAMLRSVGMTPKGFNKMLQYESMFYGLKALLYGLPLSIAVMVLLYFSIRQTFEYGFALPWMSMLFSIIAIFVIVGLAMMYATVKIKKENIIDGLKQENI
- a CDS encoding methylated-DNA--[protein]-cysteine S-methyltransferase → MSDKYMIDYQSPIGLVEITGTEEGVYSVLFTERDILQYPLLENTPKSLIDCYQQLDLYFKGELETFTFPYIVEGTDFQKNVWNTLPSISYGKTGSYKDIAAAIGNEKAVRAVGSTNGKNKLCIVLPCHRIIGSNGSLTGYAGGLWRKEWLLEHENKHAPK
- a CDS encoding LysR family transcriptional regulator produces the protein MTLQQLKYVVEIVLCGSINEAARRLYMSQPSLSKAVKELEKEMGFEIFLRTSKGITLSKNGAEFLGYARQVVEQAELLERRYFDSAPSQQLFSVSTQHYAFAVNAFVEMIKQHGADEYQFTLRETRTYEIIEDVKNFRSEIGILYVSSFNEKVMLQMLEQEGLDFHSLFEAGPHIFVSAQNPLAKRSSVTLGDLEAYPRLSFEQGEFNSFYYAEEIFSTIPRKKSIQVSDRATLFNLLIGLNGYTISTGILSSDLNGSDIVSVPLAEEETISVGWIVHKKTRLSRIANLYLEELKRFVDYYAPK
- a CDS encoding excalibur calcium-binding domain-containing protein; the encoded protein is MKTIIKATLATGLLFSFTLGTVHNAEAATKVVTYKNCTELNKKYKGGVARAANVKNKGGKTKYKPYVSKALYDANKKSDRDKDLIACEK
- a CDS encoding methyl-accepting chemotaxis protein, translated to MKLLKNLNITRKLLIITLVSAAALCSVGFLGLNYIRVMAEDSEVIYKENLLPITDMLQIRINTRSSSAYTLELLLTTDAAKNKELQVEIKSAWEEIDTLVAKIESGKMTAEEKTLLDQFKEEVTPLTAGRDKVVALALANKNTEGYEIYLKEVETNRAKVNETLKELVAAKTKHAEKLYTKSKETLTTVTIFVAAVIILAVLLLLLLSYFIGRMIVKPVKEVKELLSMAEDGDFTVKGSYQSKDEIGELANSFNNMTAKLQSVFSTVYDSSQQVAAASEELSASAEENSKASEHITLTMQELSVGTDKQVDKIEDSADIISNITTYTKTIADNTDKITKDVLHASQVSAEGNEAITEVNKQMNSIYANVTSLSEAVRSLNERSNEIGEITNVITGISAQTNLLALNAAIEAARAGEHGKGFAVVADEVRTLAEESTKSTEQISNLIQLIQKDTEYTLQTMERASQEVNSGLTVVHTAGASFQKIETAVNGVVSQIEDISEALQKLANGTETVHTSMDEVSDVAKDSASITQNISAATQEQLASMEEITSSSQALALLADDLQAIIKQFKIG
- a CDS encoding 5-methyltetrahydropteroyltriglutamate--homocysteine S-methyltransferase translates to MQTIDKSSQKTAPFRADQVGSLLRSEAIKKARLQRAADEITAEQLKTIENEEIARIVEKQKEVGLQAVTDGEFRRAWWHFDFLEDLQGVTGYQTGSGIQFQQKQTKSRAIKVTDKLGFDKHPFLEDFKFLQAAAGDHTAKLTIPSPSMLHFRGEVDKAVYPDQDEFFADLAQTYKKGLQAFYDAGCRYVQLDDTSWAYLCSEEQKEQLRAKGMDPDYLSRKYLETLNEAVSDRPDDFKVTMHICRGNFRSTWISSGGYEPVAEKLFGHLNIDGFFLEYDNDRSGGFEPLRFVNRPDLNIVLGLITSKFGELEDKDVIKRRIEEASRYVDLNQLCLSPQCGFASTEEGNLLTEEQQWDKLRHVVEISNDVWK
- a CDS encoding glycosyltransferase domain-containing protein is translated as MKKRVVIYTAITKDYDELKEPAIISNQCDYICFTDDPTLISPTWQIRPLPPSDLDIVRQCRQVKIMPHFFLPEYEYSIWVDGNVEITGDIDQLIEQYFINGDKTLYTFKHPVRDCVYEEAKECIKNGQDNEKIIRKQLALLKSEYYPKHNGLIESNVILRKTHSPDVMQLMEQWWKLVKNYSRRDQLSFNYAAWVTGFFFGCLEGNSRGSNSYFRYLHDHIVLEMEQPETV
- a CDS encoding HAD family hydrolase, which encodes MIKAVLFDLDGTLLNRNESVLHFAERQYNRIIKKTSDISKETYISRFITLDEKGYVWKDKVYQQLVEEFHLAGITWQELLQDYVEEFPYSCVPFSYLKEMLAQLSSAGLRLGIISNGYGRFQQSNIESLGIKHFFDEILISEWEGLRKPDPAIFLRALQRLEVNPEESLFIGDHPRNDIEAARNVGMLGVWKENSDWSSAGMDYIVKDLAEIPMLIKKLNQDM